One region of Streptomyces sp. NBC_00442 genomic DNA includes:
- a CDS encoding SDR family oxidoreductase: MTSLKDKTALVTGASRGLGRATAERLAGEGAVVAVHFATNAGAAQEVVDGIRAAGGSAFPVQADFSRPGGPEELWAQFDKKVAEFAGDPGVDILVNNAATSVWATLSETSAEDFERIFAVNVRAPFFLIQQGLTRLRDGARVINVSSAVTRMAFPEVMAYSLTKGAIDTFTLTLAKELGGRGITVNAVAPGTLDTDVNAGWLRGNEAAQKAVSEEAALRRVGQPQDVADVISFLASEQARWITGRVIDVSGGARL, from the coding sequence GTGACATCGCTCAAGGACAAGACGGCCCTCGTGACGGGCGCCAGTCGCGGACTCGGCCGGGCCACGGCCGAGCGGCTGGCCGGTGAGGGGGCCGTGGTCGCGGTCCACTTCGCCACGAACGCCGGCGCGGCGCAGGAGGTCGTCGACGGCATCCGGGCCGCGGGCGGCTCCGCCTTCCCGGTGCAGGCCGACTTCTCGCGGCCCGGGGGGCCGGAGGAACTCTGGGCGCAATTCGACAAGAAGGTCGCGGAGTTCGCAGGCGATCCCGGAGTCGACATTCTGGTGAACAATGCGGCAACGTCGGTGTGGGCGACCCTCTCGGAGACGAGCGCGGAGGACTTCGAGCGCATCTTCGCGGTCAACGTGCGCGCGCCGTTCTTTCTCATTCAGCAGGGCCTCACACGATTGCGCGACGGCGCGCGGGTCATTAATGTGTCCTCCGCTGTCACCCGGATGGCTTTTCCCGAAGTCATGGCCTACAGCCTGACGAAGGGAGCGATCGACACCTTCACGCTCACCTTGGCGAAAGAACTGGGTGGACGTGGAATTACGGTGAACGCGGTTGCTCCAGGGACTCTGGACACGGATGTCAACGCGGGTTGGCTGCGGGGAAACGAGGCGGCTCAGAAGGCGGTCTCGGAAGAAGCGGCTCTGCGTCGCGTGGGACAGCCGCAGGACGTCGCGGACGTCATTTCGTTCCTCGCCTCCGAACAGGCTCGTTGGATCACCGGTCGGGTCATCGATGTGAGTGGCGGTGCGCGGCTGTGA
- a CDS encoding 2-amino-3,7-dideoxy-D-threo-hept-6-ulosonate synthase translates to MTRTSSTGKSMRLARLSGGHNDGRYLFVPLDHSVSDGPITSADGFDTLVRGVVAGGADGIVLHKGRARVVDPDVLTECALLVHLSASTVHGPDVDAKVLVGDVEDAIRLGADAVSVHVNIGSDTESAQLADLGTVAAACDRWGMPLLAMIYPRGPRVTDPSDPVLLSHVVNIAADLGVDIVKTVFASPAESMVEVVANSTLPVIVAGGNRGDSLTDFATTAMAVGCSGLAVGRRVFGSANPAATVRELASIVHGGPIPLVPSPSSQMAGAL, encoded by the coding sequence ATGACGAGAACGTCCTCCACCGGAAAATCAATGCGCCTGGCCCGCCTGTCCGGCGGCCACAACGACGGCCGCTACCTGTTCGTCCCCCTCGACCACTCCGTCTCGGACGGCCCCATCACCAGCGCCGACGGCTTCGACACGCTGGTCCGCGGCGTGGTCGCCGGAGGCGCCGACGGCATCGTCCTGCACAAGGGGCGCGCCCGCGTCGTCGACCCCGACGTGCTGACCGAATGCGCGCTCCTGGTGCATCTGAGCGCGAGCACCGTGCACGGCCCGGACGTCGACGCCAAGGTCCTCGTCGGCGACGTCGAGGACGCCATCCGGCTCGGCGCGGACGCGGTCAGCGTGCACGTCAACATCGGGTCGGACACCGAGTCCGCGCAACTCGCGGACCTCGGGACCGTGGCCGCGGCCTGCGACCGCTGGGGCATGCCGCTGCTCGCCATGATCTATCCGCGCGGACCCCGCGTCACCGACCCGTCCGACCCGGTCCTGCTCTCCCACGTGGTGAACATCGCCGCGGACCTCGGCGTCGACATCGTCAAGACCGTCTTCGCCTCGCCGGCCGAGAGCATGGTCGAAGTCGTCGCGAACTCCACCCTCCCCGTGATCGTGGCCGGCGGCAACCGCGGCGACAGCCTCACGGACTTCGCCACCACCGCGATGGCCGTCGGGTGCAGTGGACTCGCCGTCGGGCGGCGGGTGTTCGGCTCGGCCAACCCCGCGGCCACGGTGCGTGAACTCGCGTCCATCGTGCACGGCGGCCCCATCCCTCTGGTCCCTTCCCCCTCCTCTCAGATGGCAGGTGCTCTGTGA
- a CDS encoding O-methyltransferase codes for MVPEALYGYIVENSLQADEAQRNLVAATATVGDRARMQIGAPQGGFFTLLTQLMGARTAIEIGTFTGYSALCIAKGLAPGGHLLTCDVSEEWTDIAKKAWVEAEVEDRIELRLGPALETLRALPADPVVDLAFIDADKPNYIAYYEELVPRMRPGGAILVDNVLWFQTVVDDPDGEGASMRAFNAHVASDQRVEAVILSIGDGVTLVRKKS; via the coding sequence ATGGTGCCTGAAGCCCTCTACGGATACATCGTGGAAAACAGCCTCCAAGCCGATGAGGCACAGCGCAATCTGGTCGCGGCCACAGCCACCGTCGGCGACCGGGCGCGCATGCAGATCGGCGCTCCGCAGGGCGGATTCTTCACTCTTCTCACCCAGCTCATGGGAGCGCGAACCGCCATCGAAATCGGCACCTTCACGGGCTATTCCGCCCTGTGCATCGCCAAGGGACTCGCGCCCGGCGGCCACCTCCTCACCTGCGACGTGAGCGAGGAGTGGACCGACATCGCCAAGAAGGCCTGGGTGGAGGCCGAGGTCGAGGACCGGATCGAACTCCGCCTCGGGCCGGCCCTTGAGACCCTGCGCGCCCTGCCGGCCGACCCCGTGGTGGACCTCGCGTTCATCGACGCGGACAAGCCCAACTACATCGCGTACTACGAGGAGCTCGTCCCGCGGATGCGCCCCGGCGGCGCGATCCTCGTCGACAACGTCCTCTGGTTCCAGACCGTCGTCGACGACCCCGACGGCGAAGGCGCGAGCATGCGTGCCTTCAACGCGCACGTCGCATCCGACCAGCGCGTGGAAGCGGTCATCCTGTCGATCGGTGACGGAGTGACGCTCGTCCGCAAGAAGTCCTAG
- a CDS encoding cupin domain-containing protein has translation MTVSQGEVYVNPRCRERVIIRTPAAETDGKRTIMDVYVQPGGAVSGAHTHPLSEERFTLVRGRVAFLVDGHEQVLDSPGQSVLIPPGAQHRWWNAGTEESRHVCELRGRADRFESLVLRQLFGLAQDGKTDARGMPHLLQQAVTTLEFQDVLRFTQPSWPVQRVLFGVLAPVARMLGYQGCNPEYMTRKPSETAELEPLPDEVAAWHY, from the coding sequence ATGACCGTCAGCCAGGGAGAGGTATATGTCAACCCGCGGTGCAGGGAACGCGTGATCATCAGGACGCCCGCGGCGGAGACGGATGGGAAGCGCACCATCATGGACGTGTACGTCCAGCCGGGCGGGGCCGTCTCCGGTGCGCATACGCATCCGCTGAGTGAAGAGCGCTTCACGCTGGTCAGAGGCCGGGTGGCCTTTCTCGTCGACGGCCACGAGCAGGTGCTCGACAGCCCGGGGCAGAGCGTTTTGATACCGCCGGGCGCACAGCACCGCTGGTGGAACGCCGGCACCGAGGAGTCGCGGCACGTGTGTGAATTGCGCGGCCGCGCGGACCGGTTCGAGAGCCTGGTGCTGCGTCAGCTCTTCGGGCTCGCGCAGGACGGCAAGACCGACGCGCGGGGCATGCCCCATTTGCTTCAGCAGGCCGTGACGACCCTGGAGTTCCAGGACGTGCTGCGGTTCACCCAGCCGTCCTGGCCGGTCCAGCGCGTGCTGTTCGGCGTCCTCGCGCCGGTGGCGCGGATGCTCGGTTATCAGGGTTGCAATCCCGAATACATGACCCGCAAACCGTCGGAGACGGCCGAGCTGGAACCGCTGCCCGACGAAGTGGCGGCCTGGCACTACTGA